A window of the Schlesneria paludicola DSM 18645 genome harbors these coding sequences:
- a CDS encoding response regulator transcription factor, with the protein MRVILRCRTSQKLNDEIRGTMPSGHVVPLVSSSCTPARVTPDQMVESKVFIAHEGTVSPSVLQAYLQTGRLDVEMAPLHPTTQRDIEQLRPQLVVLDCGEDLTDVLNLCRIVCTEPKTAAIPVVILSESQDETDEIVAFKMGASDYIAKPFKVRPVVQRLQSLLRRSCHLPVSSDIVDVAGLTLHRLYKVVEIDGKKLQLTSTEYDILELLASRPGYPFPRRAILNFCRGLSHKSSERTIDVHIRNLREKLRDFDLIQTQRGVGYSIKSAESVRNE; encoded by the coding sequence ATGAGGGTGATCTTGCGCTGTCGCACATCCCAAAAGCTGAACGATGAAATCCGCGGAACGATGCCGTCAGGACACGTGGTGCCTTTGGTCTCGTCGAGCTGCACTCCTGCTCGTGTCACGCCGGATCAGATGGTTGAATCGAAGGTTTTCATCGCTCATGAAGGCACGGTGTCCCCCAGCGTTCTACAGGCATATCTCCAAACAGGCCGATTGGACGTTGAAATGGCCCCGCTTCATCCGACCACACAGCGCGACATCGAGCAGCTTCGGCCGCAGCTCGTCGTGCTGGATTGCGGTGAGGATCTGACGGACGTATTGAACCTGTGCCGCATTGTTTGCACGGAACCCAAAACCGCTGCGATTCCAGTCGTGATTTTGTCAGAGAGCCAGGATGAGACCGACGAGATTGTGGCGTTCAAAATGGGGGCGAGCGACTACATTGCCAAGCCATTCAAAGTGAGGCCTGTCGTCCAGCGATTGCAGTCGCTCTTGCGACGGAGCTGCCATTTGCCGGTCTCGTCCGACATTGTTGATGTTGCCGGGCTGACGCTCCATCGGTTGTATAAGGTCGTCGAAATTGACGGGAAAAAGTTGCAATTGACATCCACCGAATACGACATTCTGGAACTACTCGCCAGTCGTCCAGGCTACCCGTTCCCGCGACGCGCGATTCTCAATTTCTGTCGCGGTCTGAGCCACAAAAGTTCCGAAAGGACAATCGATGTCCATATCCGCAATCTGCGTGAGAAATTACGGGATTTCGATTTGATTCAGACGCAGCGCGGGGTGGGTTACTCAATCAAATCGGCGGAATCAGTCCGCAATGAGTGA